In Buchnera aphidicola (Floraphis choui), the genomic stretch CTAACTTTTCTCGTATGTGTATTCTACTTATAATAGAAACATTTAAAAAAAAGTCATATTTATTAAAATATCCCCTTTCAATTAACGAATCTTTACAGTAATACAATTTATTAATATCAAAAAAAGGCAAAACTCCAAATGAAGATACATAATTACGTGACAAAATACATTGTGGATTTTGATTTCTCATTAGTTGAAATATTCCATCTCCTACAAAAAAAATAGAAATATTTTG encodes the following:
- the tusC gene encoding sulfurtransferase complex subunit TusC; this translates as MKNIAFVFSHVPHGTSLSREGLDSVLSISVINQNISIFFVGDGIFQLMRNQNPQCILSRNYVSSFGVLPFFDINKLYYCKDSLIERGYFNKYDFFLNVSIISRIHIREKLEQHDLIINF